A single window of Nicotiana sylvestris chromosome 3, ASM39365v2, whole genome shotgun sequence DNA harbors:
- the LOC104248005 gene encoding probable WRKY transcription factor 40 has protein sequence MEFTSLVDTSLDLNFRPLRVPDGVPKQEVESNFIGLGIDHTPVKDEASDLLEELNRVSAENKKLTEMLTVMCQNYNALRNQVTEYMSKHNTTATTTSADDHSAGSKKRKSENNEILKSIQGESSSSDEDNSCTKKPREEHIKTKTTRVYVRTEPSDTSLIVKDGYQWRKYGQKVTRDSPSPRAYFKCSFAPTCLVKKKVQRSVEDQSILVATYEGEHNHSHPSKMDAVTTSPSSRLNGKSTLGVTASVPCQTLNSTEPKNMLQIEDKKVASSTSTSTVGGHKRKSLSGGADNNNHQNRPEFQHFLIEQMATSLTKDPSFQAALAAAISGKFLPNNHTDK, from the exons ATGGAATTTACAAGTTTAGTTGATACTTCTTTGGATCTGAATTTTAGACCTCTTCGAGTTCCTGATGGAGTACCG AAACAAGAAGTTGAGAGTAATTTTATTGGGCTTGGAATAGATCACACGCCAGTCAAGGATGAG GCAAGTGATTTGTTAGAGGAACTAAATAGAGTAAGTGCTGAAAACAAGAAGCTGACGGAGATGTTAACAGTGATGTGCCAGAATTACAATGCATTGAGAAACCAAGTAACGGAGTATATGAGCAAGCACaatactactgctactactacttcaGCTGATGATCATAGCGCTggatcaaagaaaagaaaatctgaAAACAATGAAATATTGAAATCAATTCAAGGAGAGAGTAGCTCAAGTGATGAAGACAACTCTTGTACAAAGAAACCAAGAGAAGAGCACATTAAAACTAAGACAACTAGAGTTTATGTTAGAACTGAACCATCTGATACTTCTCTT ATTGTGAAGGATGGATATCAATGGAGGAAATATGGTCAGAAAGTAACAAGAGACAGCCCATCTCCAAGAGCTTATTTCAAGTGTTCTTTTGCTCCTACCTGCCTCGTTAAAAAGAAG GTGCAGAGAAGCGTAGAAGATCAGTCAATTCTAGTGGCAACATATGAAGGAGAACACAACCATTCACATCCCTCTAAAATGGACGCCGTTACAACTTCCCCGTCAAGCCGTTTAAACGGGAAGAGTACTCTTGGggttactgcttcagtgccatgtCAGACTCTCAACAGCACAGAACCCAAAAACATGTTACAAATTGAAGATAAGAAAGTGGCTAGTAGTACAAGTACTAGTACTGTAGGTGGACATAAGCGCAAATCATTATCAGGAGGAGCTGATAATAATAATCATCAAAATAGACCAGAGTTTCAGCATTTTTTGATTGAACAAATGGCTACTTCCTTGACAAAAGATCCAAGTTTTCAAGCTGCCTTAGCTGCCGCCATTTCGGGAAAATTCCTACCAAATAATCACACggataaataa